In Arthrobacter burdickii, one DNA window encodes the following:
- a CDS encoding peptide chain release factor 3, whose protein sequence is MVLLTESPVLDADAVRREAGRRRTFAVISHPDAGKSTLTEALALLARAIQDAGVTHGKSSRHATVSDWMGIEQERGISISSAALQLTYRDTILNVVDTPGHADFSEDTYRVLAAVDSAVMLIDAAKGFEPQTVKLLAVCKQRNIPIITVINKWDRPGLDALGLIDDVGERTGMTPVPLTWPAGIAGDFQGLLDLRARRAIALEAVEAGAHAAEETDIDIDALDSRDAGAWLDAREESGLVESSNGSFDREEFEAARQTPVLFAAAAKNFGVSQLLDILVDVAPSPSPRPSKEDEPRPIDAPMSGFVFKVQAGQDSAHRDHIAYLRICSGTFERGMVITNQRTGKPFATKYAHRVLGRSREVVDTAWPGDVVGLVNATSLRVGDSLFAEQPVQFPDIPRFSPELFAVARAKDPGRYKQFRRGIEQLEHEGVVQVLRSDLRGDQAPVLAAVGALQFEVAAERLGTEFNAPTSLDNLSYTLAMRVAPESQGVPQTFRGGEIMFRSDGEIVAVFGDKWKVGHFKKDFPDVILEPIGAAVDQ, encoded by the coding sequence GTGGTCCTGTTAACCGAATCCCCCGTCCTCGACGCCGACGCCGTCCGCCGCGAGGCCGGACGCCGTCGTACCTTCGCCGTCATCTCCCACCCTGACGCCGGGAAGTCCACCCTCACGGAAGCCCTGGCCCTCCTCGCCCGCGCCATCCAGGACGCCGGCGTGACCCACGGCAAGTCGAGCCGCCATGCCACCGTGTCCGACTGGATGGGCATCGAGCAGGAGCGTGGCATCTCGATCAGCTCGGCCGCACTCCAGCTGACCTATCGCGACACCATCCTCAACGTCGTCGACACCCCGGGCCACGCGGACTTCTCCGAGGACACCTACCGTGTCCTCGCCGCCGTCGATTCCGCCGTCATGCTGATCGATGCCGCGAAGGGGTTCGAGCCCCAGACCGTGAAACTGCTGGCCGTCTGCAAGCAGCGCAACATCCCGATCATCACGGTGATCAACAAGTGGGACCGGCCGGGCCTGGACGCCCTCGGCCTGATCGACGACGTCGGCGAGCGCACCGGAATGACACCCGTTCCCCTGACATGGCCGGCCGGGATCGCCGGTGACTTCCAGGGACTGCTGGACCTGCGCGCACGGCGGGCCATCGCGCTCGAGGCCGTCGAGGCGGGAGCGCACGCCGCCGAGGAGACGGACATCGACATCGACGCCCTCGATTCCCGTGACGCCGGCGCCTGGCTGGACGCGCGCGAGGAATCCGGCCTCGTCGAGTCCTCGAACGGTTCGTTCGATCGCGAGGAGTTCGAGGCCGCGCGGCAGACGCCGGTCCTCTTCGCTGCGGCGGCCAAGAACTTCGGCGTCTCGCAGCTCCTCGACATCCTCGTGGATGTTGCTCCCTCACCGAGCCCGCGCCCCTCGAAGGAGGACGAGCCGAGGCCCATCGACGCGCCGATGTCCGGCTTCGTCTTCAAGGTGCAGGCCGGCCAGGACAGCGCGCACCGTGACCACATCGCCTACCTCCGCATCTGCTCGGGTACGTTCGAGCGCGGCATGGTCATCACCAACCAGCGCACCGGCAAGCCGTTCGCCACGAAGTACGCGCACCGTGTCCTCGGCCGCAGCCGCGAAGTGGTGGACACCGCCTGGCCGGGCGACGTCGTCGGCCTCGTGAACGCGACGAGCCTCCGCGTGGGCGACAGCCTGTTCGCCGAGCAGCCCGTGCAGTTCCCCGACATCCCGCGCTTCTCACCCGAGCTGTTCGCCGTCGCACGGGCCAAGGATCCCGGGCGGTACAAGCAGTTCCGCCGTGGCATCGAGCAGCTCGAGCACGAGGGCGTGGTGCAGGTGCTGCGCTCGGACCTCCGAGGTGACCAAGCGCCCGTCCTCGCCGCCGTCGGAGCCCTGCAGTTCGAGGTCGCTGCCGAACGGCTCGGCACCGAGTTCAACGCGCCGACGTCGCTCGACAACCTGTCCTACACGCTCGCGATGCGCGTTGCACCCGAGAGCCAGGGCGTGCCCCAGACCTTCCGCGGTGGCGAGATCATGTTCCGGTCCGACGGCGAGATCGTGGCCGTCTTCGGTGACAAGTGGAAGGTGGGGCACTTCAAGAAGGACTTCCCCGACGTCATCCTCGAGCCGATCGGCGCCGCCGTCGACCAGTAG
- a CDS encoding GAF domain-containing sensor histidine kinase — MTDQASGRRTARGSEHTDLLSQYGLGMALGEASPVGSMPRPAAPANAPAALQNLVALAVQLCNARYGAINVITEDEFHQIAAKGLEPLMCAREDSLCGQVFKYGHTVVVADCTEDPRFRSNPFVDGRFGAVRFYATTPLLTQDGVPLGTLCIFDEKPGNLTDQQAAGLETLAAQVVDVLDLQLRTRQLDATVSELQRSNELLGEFAGRISHDLRGPLTNVVGLAELAEDEPALQEGPAGTYFKRIGASALRMSSMVENLLGYSRVGGTAHLETVSLAEAVAAAVDDLGHHVDGVEITVGDFHGHADREQLRVLIQNLVANAVAYARPGVPSEVHITGTGIAEFWRLDVADNGKGIPPEEYDRVLEPLVRLGREGDPSGTGIGLATCVRIAQAHGGRLGFDQTPGGGLTVRVWFGSSPA, encoded by the coding sequence ATGACTGATCAGGCATCCGGACGACGGACGGCGCGGGGCTCGGAGCACACTGATCTGCTCTCGCAGTACGGGCTGGGCATGGCCCTGGGCGAAGCGTCCCCCGTCGGGTCCATGCCGCGGCCTGCCGCTCCCGCGAACGCCCCCGCCGCCCTGCAGAACCTCGTGGCCCTGGCCGTCCAGCTCTGCAACGCCCGGTACGGCGCCATCAACGTGATCACGGAGGACGAGTTCCACCAGATCGCCGCCAAGGGACTCGAACCCCTCATGTGCGCCCGGGAGGATTCGCTGTGCGGGCAGGTCTTCAAGTACGGCCACACCGTGGTGGTCGCGGACTGCACCGAGGACCCCCGCTTCCGGTCGAATCCCTTCGTCGACGGCCGCTTCGGTGCCGTCCGGTTCTATGCCACCACCCCGCTCCTGACGCAGGACGGCGTACCGCTCGGCACCCTCTGCATCTTCGACGAGAAGCCCGGGAACCTGACCGACCAGCAGGCCGCGGGGCTCGAGACGCTGGCCGCGCAGGTCGTCGACGTCCTCGACCTCCAGCTGCGCACACGTCAGCTGGATGCCACGGTGTCCGAGCTGCAGCGCAGCAACGAACTGCTGGGCGAATTCGCCGGCCGGATCAGCCATGACCTGCGGGGACCGCTGACCAACGTCGTCGGCCTCGCGGAGCTCGCCGAGGATGAGCCGGCGCTCCAGGAAGGCCCGGCGGGCACGTACTTCAAGCGCATCGGCGCGAGCGCCCTCCGGATGTCCTCCATGGTCGAGAACCTGCTCGGCTACTCGCGCGTGGGCGGCACGGCGCACCTCGAGACCGTCTCCCTCGCCGAAGCCGTCGCGGCCGCCGTCGACGATCTGGGGCACCACGTCGACGGCGTGGAGATCACGGTCGGGGACTTCCACGGTCACGCCGACCGCGAGCAGCTCCGGGTCCTCATCCAGAACCTGGTGGCCAACGCCGTGGCCTATGCGCGTCCGGGTGTCCCGTCGGAAGTGCACATCACGGGCACCGGCATTGCGGAGTTCTGGCGCCTCGACGTCGCCGATAACGGGAAGGGCATCCCGCCCGAGGAGTACGACCGCGTGCTCGAGCCGCTGGTGCGGCTCGGACGGGAGGGCGATCCGTCCGGTACCGGGATAGGACTGGCGACGTGCGTGCGCATCGCGCAGGCGCACGGCGGGCGCCTGGGCTTCGACCAGACTCCCGGGGGCGGGCTCACCGTGCGGGTCTGGTTCGGGTCGAGCCCGGCCTGA